A genome region from Anastrepha ludens isolate Willacy chromosome 3, idAnaLude1.1, whole genome shotgun sequence includes the following:
- the LOC128856820 gene encoding protein disconnected, whose protein sequence is MEHLMSAFMPPAYLLGHPSTAAPGPMPVSNAASPATSPIAGALAKPKRWGSPPVNLAAQFINPVTGKKRVQCSICLKTFCDKGALKIHFSAVHLREMHKCTVEGCNMVFSSRRSRNRHSANPNPKLHSPHIRRKISPHDGRTAQQFPVFSLSPAGLLPSAAFPGLMTPASAAAAGYGAHPAAMFGEYTSPANAPNLQQHMLGSQEQMGLSSGFRHSSTGTGSTSASDAEGEDESYLLDVHTTVSNTSHGDSNSYVDDYCREIDATDDDDEAALDGEVEDEDEELISVSIDEEAELNFEQMEDSNEPLDFSLHKRRNLAAEERLSSPIATAKSTCGAACGSPRRTIVSKSNGFSVDYLLGKRKRNSNEVAEERLSPVVVKMEPDGEAVSDFTQGIDLTSQLARQQMPNTDPSTQRTTEAQQLRLLQSQMFAAAAAAAAAQSSEAPTSLPAADLAGDMSSLMGPAPAPPMWNLLSEVYRSMLMSGGFQQQTQTQPQYNEMSTSAISV, encoded by the coding sequence ATGGAACATCTTATGTCTGCCTTTATGCCGCCCGCCTACCTGCTGGGCCACCCATCCACAGCGGCGCCTGGCCCCATGCCCGTGTCAAATGCTGCATCGCCCGCCACCTCGCCCATCGCCGGCGCTCTGGCAAAGCCCAAACGTTGGGGCTCCCCTCCCGTTAATCTCGCCGCCCAGTTCATCAACCCCGTGACAGGTAAAAAGCGCGTGCAATGTTCCATTTGCCTAAAGACCTTCTGCGACAAGGGAGCGCTAAAGATACATTTTTCCGCTGTGCATTTGCGTGAGATGCACAAGTGCACCGTTGAGGGTTGCAACATGGTGTTCAGCTCACGGCGTTCACGCAACCGCCACAGTGCCAACCCCAACCCAAAGCTGCACTCACCGCACATACGCCGCAAGATTTCACCACACGATGGGCGCACGGCTCAACAGTTTCCCGTGTTTTCGTTATCACCTGCCGGCCTATTGCCTTCAGCTGCTTTTCCGGGTCTTATGACACCTGCGTCCGCTGCTGCTGCGGGCTACGGTGCACACCCAGCAGCTATGTTTGGTGAATATACATCGCCTGCAAACGCTCCCAACTTGCAGCAGCATATGTTAGGTAGTCAGGAGCAGATGGGATTAAGTAGTGGCTTCAGGCATAGCTCAACAGGTACAGGCTCCACCTCCGCGTCCGATGCGGAGGGTGAGGATGAAAGCTATTTACTGGACGTACACACTACCGTCTCCAACACAAGTCACGGTGATAGTAATAGTTATGTGGACGACTACTGCCGGGAGATCGATGCAACCGATGATGATGACGAAGCGGCACTTGATGGCGAAGTCGAAGATGAAGATGAGGAGCTGATATCTGTATCCATCGACGAAGAAGCGGAgcttaattttgaacaaatggAGGACTCCAATGAGCCCTTGGATTTCAGTCTACATAAGCGACGCAACCTAGCAGCAGAGGAGCGTTTATCCAGTCCAATTGCGACAGCAAAATCCACTTGCGGTGCCGCATGTGGTAGCCCCCGGCGTACAATTGTCTCAAAGTCGAACGGGTTTTCTGTGGATTACTTATTAGGAAAACGTAAGCGGAACAGCAACGAAGTGGCCGAAGAGCGGCTCTCACCGGTGGTTGTGAAAATGGAGCCAGACGGTGAAGCCGTTTCGGACTTCACACAAGGCATTGATTTAACATCTCAGCTGGCACGCCAACAAATGCCAAACACAGATCCCTCGACGCAACGTACCACCGAGGCACAGCAACTGCGCCTGTTGCAATCTCAGATGTTTGCAGCAGCTGCAGCCGCCGCCGCAGCACAGTCTTCCGAAGCGCCAACCTCTTTGCCAGCGGCGGACTTAGCTGGTGACATGTCTTCACTGATGGGCCCCGCACCAGCACCCCCCATGTGGAACCTGCTCTCAGAGGTGTATCGATCGATGCTCATGAGCGGCGGCTTCCAGCAGCAGACACAGACACAGCCCCAATACAACGAAATGTCAACCAGCGCGATTTCGGTGTAG